The following proteins are co-located in the Vigna unguiculata cultivar IT97K-499-35 chromosome 9, ASM411807v1, whole genome shotgun sequence genome:
- the LOC114164191 gene encoding uncharacterized protein LOC114164191 isoform X1 → MTKRGIHDADSRNADRKRHFLFWVLALVILVALWTVFAGSVTLKWSTTNNDDFDSNIFQDLDVLEVEEREKVVRQMWDVYSRTRTNYVGLPKFWWEAFEAAYEELVSDVREVRDGAVSEIAKMSLLRSLPFQSHRFGDRHVQSMRGSRKMKETESRNVTNN, encoded by the exons ATGACAAAGAGAGGGATCCATGATGCTGATTCTAGAAACGCCGACCGTAAGAGGCACTTCTTATTTTGGGTCTTAGCTTTGGTTATCCTCGTTGCTCTATGGACCGTGTTCGCTGGCTCCGTCACGCTCAAATGGTCCACGACCAACAACGATGATTTCGATTCCAACATTTTTCAGGATCTCGATGTGCTC GAGGTGGAGGAGAGAGAGAAGGTGGTGAGACAGATGTGGGATGTGTACAGTCGAACTCGCACGAACTACGTTGGATTACCCAAGTTTTGGTGGGAAGCCTTCGAAGCAGCTTACGAGGAATTGGTGAGTGATGTTCGTGAAGTTCGAGACGGTGCCGTTTCGGAAATTGCTAAGATGTCTCTTCTGCGATCTCTCCCTTTTCAATCGCACCG TTTTGGTGATCGGCATGTGCAGAGCATGAGGGGATCAagaaaaatgaaggaaacagAGAGTAGGAATGTGACGAATAACTAG
- the LOC114164191 gene encoding uncharacterized protein LOC114164191 isoform X2, which yields MTKRGIHDADSRNADRKRHFLFWVLALVILVALWTVFAGSVTLKWSTTNNDDFDSNIFQDLDVLEVEEREKVVRQMWDVYSRTRTNYVGLPKFWWEAFEAAYEELVSDVREVRDGAVSEIAKMSLLRSLPFQSHRNSE from the exons ATGACAAAGAGAGGGATCCATGATGCTGATTCTAGAAACGCCGACCGTAAGAGGCACTTCTTATTTTGGGTCTTAGCTTTGGTTATCCTCGTTGCTCTATGGACCGTGTTCGCTGGCTCCGTCACGCTCAAATGGTCCACGACCAACAACGATGATTTCGATTCCAACATTTTTCAGGATCTCGATGTGCTC GAGGTGGAGGAGAGAGAGAAGGTGGTGAGACAGATGTGGGATGTGTACAGTCGAACTCGCACGAACTACGTTGGATTACCCAAGTTTTGGTGGGAAGCCTTCGAAGCAGCTTACGAGGAATTGGTGAGTGATGTTCGTGAAGTTCGAGACGGTGCCGTTTCGGAAATTGCTAAGATGTCTCTTCTGCGATCTCTCCCTTTTCAATCGCACCG CAATTCAGAGTGA
- the LOC114164191 gene encoding uncharacterized protein LOC114164191 isoform X3: MTKRGIHDADSRNADRKRHFLFWVLALVILVALWTVFAGSVTLKWSTTNNDDFDSNIFQDLDVLEVEEREKVVRQMWDVYSRTRTNYVGLPKFWWEAFEAAYEELVSDVREVRDGAVSEIAKMSLLRSLPFQSHRA, from the exons ATGACAAAGAGAGGGATCCATGATGCTGATTCTAGAAACGCCGACCGTAAGAGGCACTTCTTATTTTGGGTCTTAGCTTTGGTTATCCTCGTTGCTCTATGGACCGTGTTCGCTGGCTCCGTCACGCTCAAATGGTCCACGACCAACAACGATGATTTCGATTCCAACATTTTTCAGGATCTCGATGTGCTC GAGGTGGAGGAGAGAGAGAAGGTGGTGAGACAGATGTGGGATGTGTACAGTCGAACTCGCACGAACTACGTTGGATTACCCAAGTTTTGGTGGGAAGCCTTCGAAGCAGCTTACGAGGAATTGGTGAGTGATGTTCGTGAAGTTCGAGACGGTGCCGTTTCGGAAATTGCTAAGATGTCTCTTCTGCGATCTCTCCCTTTTCAATCGCACCG AGCATGA